Within the Saccharomonospora amisosensis genome, the region CAGTCGTGGCAGTGGTGGTACGAGCAGGAAGACCCAGAGCATGGCGATCTCGAAACCCACCGCGTAAAGCAGCAGCGGGTTGCCCGTCAGCCCGAGCTTCCCCACCCAGCGCGACTCGCTGCGGCAGGCGAACGCGTTGGCGAGTTGGCCGAGCACGATCGCGGTGAACGCGGTGCCCGAGGCGGTGGCGAACAGCTCCGAGTCGGGCACCGTACCGAAGCTCCAGCCACCCGCGAACAGTACGAGCACGAAAGCCGTCATCGCGGTAGCACCTTCGACCGGGCCGAGTACGCCGAAGGCCCTGCCCAGCACCCGGCGGTCGATGAGTCCGCCCGCGCGCAGCGGCCCGCGCATCGTCCTGGGGTTGGGAGGCTCCGCACCGAGTGCCAGCGCCGGGAGCAGGTCCGTGCCGATGTCCAGGGCGAGAATCTGCAGCACGCCGATGGCGAGCGGGACCGACTCGCCCGACAACGCCCACACCAGGAATGGGGTGAGTTCGGCGACGTTGTCGGTGAGGTGGTAGGTGAGGAACCGGCGGATATTGGCGAAGGTCGCCCTGCCGAGTTCGACGGCCGAGACGATCGTGGCGAAATGGTCGTCCAGTAAGACCAGGTCGGCGGCCTCGCGCGCGACGTCGGTACCGGACGCTCCCATCGCGACACCGATGTCGGCCGCACGCAGTGCGGGCCCGTCGTTGACCCCGTCGCCGGTCATGGCCACGACATGCCCGCGTGCCTGCAGTGCCCGTGCGATGCGCAGCTTGTCCTCCGGGGTGACCCTGGCGATCACCACACCGTCGGCATCGAGCAGCTCACCGAGAGCGGCCTCATCTCGTGGCAGGTTCTCGCCCTCGACGACGAGCCCGTGCTCGCCGAGCAGACCCACCTCCCTGGCAATGGCGGCCGCGGTGCCGGGATGGTCGCCGGAGACCATGGCCAGCCGGATACCCGCCGCGCGACAGGCCGTGATCGCTTCGGCCACGTCGGGACGTGGCGGGTCCTCCAGCCCAACGATGCCGAGTAGTTCGAGGTCTCGCTCGGCCGCTTCAGGGCTGTCGACTTCGCGGTCGGCGTTGCCACCGGCGACCGCGAGCACCCGCAGCCCCTCCGCTGTCAACGCCGCCACTGCGCTGGCCGCGCCTGGGGACGCCTCGGGGCAGAGCGGCAGTACGGCGTCGGGAGCGCCCACGACGTGCACCCCTTCCGAGTCCACCACGGAGGAGCGTCTGCGGCGGGGGTCGAACGGGAAGCGCAGCCGGGGTGGCCGCGCCGGTTCGCGGCCCGCCCTCGCGGCCAGCACGTGCAGCGCCACCTCCATCGGGTCACCGATCGCGTGCCAGCGCCCGTTGCCGCCGGCCGCGCGGGCGTCGGGTGAGCAGCGGGCGGCACGATCGGCGAGTGTGGCAGCGGCCGCGGTCGCGGCGGGGTCGCCAGCCAGCCTGCCGTGGGGTGCGTATCCCTGGCCTGCCACGGTCACCTTTCCCATTGGTGTCCACACCGCCACTACCGACATCTCGTTGCGGGTGAGCGTTCCGGTCTTGTCGGTGCAGATGAAGGTGGTCGCGCCCAGCGTCTCGACAGACTCGAGCCTGCGCACCAGCGCGTCGCGACCCGCCATGCGTTGTGCGGCCCTCGCGAGTGAAAGGGTCACCGTGGGTAGCAACCCTTCGGGTACTAGCGCGACGGTGACGCCGATGGCGAGCAGGACGCTCTCGGCACCAGGGGTTCCCAGTCCGAACGACACCAGGAAGAACGTCGCCCCGACACCCACCGCCGCCACCGCGATGGTCTTGACGACCCGATGCAGTTGCCTGGCCAGCGGGCTGCGCGGCCTGCTTGCCCGCTCGGTGACCGCCGCGATACCCGCGAGCCTCGTACTCGTCCCTGTCGCGGTGACGACGGCGGCGCCATGACCCTCGACCACATGTGTCCCGGCGTACACCGAGCCGCCGGGACGGGGGGTCACCGGTGTGCTCTCACCGGTGAGCAGTGACTCGTCCACCGACAGCCGCCCTCCCGGCTCTACCGTCGCGTCCGCGCACACGCGGTCACCGGCCTGCAGCAGCAACAGGTCGCCGACGACGAGTTCCTCGGCAGGCACCACGCGCGCGTGACCGTCCCTTCGGACGGTGGCCCGCACCGGCAGCAGGTCGCGCAGCCGCTCGGCGGCACGGTCGGCCCTGTACTCCTGGATGAAGGAGAACGCTCCGTTGAGCAGGATGACCACAACGATGGCGACCGACAGCGCAGGCAGCCCCGCCACCAAAGCCAGCCCCGCGGCCACCCACAGCATGACGGCGAAGAAGTGCACGAGCTGGCCGCCGAGCACCAGCAGCGGGTTGGGCCTGCTCGGTGCGGGCAGTGCGTTGGGCCCGTCGGTGCGCAGCCTGCTCGCAGCCGAGTCGGTACTGAGTCCGGGTCGCGGCGCGGCGGGTGCGGGCGACCGTTCCTGGTCGCCGCCCGCCGCGCTCGACTCCGGCTCGGTCACCTTCCCTTGGTCACCTGCCGGGCCCGCTCAGCTTTGGACGTCGGATCGAGCAGGCGTTCGGTCTGACTCGCCAGCTCCAGGTCCTCGCGGGAGACGACGACAACGACGGGCACCGGCGCGCCCTGTGGGCTGATGACCCCTTCGGCGCCGTCGCCTGGCGCGGCCGGCCGCGCGCTCGCGTGTGACAGTCCGAGTCCCGCGCCCGCGACGAGTTCGGCCATCAGGTCGGGCTGGTGTTCGGCCACTCCCCCGGTGAGCACCACCGCATCGACGTGGGACAGCGAAACCACGGCGGCCGCGATCTCCCGGCGCAGCCGGTGCAGGTACACCTCGACCGCGAGCCGGGCGTCCGGATCACCGAGCGCGCGGGCGGCGAGCACGTCCCTGATGTCACCGCTGGTTCCGGACAGTCCCGCCAGTCCGGACTCCTGTTGCAGGGCCAGCTCAACGTCGGCGGGCGACATGCCCGCGCGCCGCACCAGGTACAGCGGGATGGCGGGGTCGATCGCCCCCGAGCGGGTTGCCATCGGCACGCCGTCCAGCGGGGTGAGCCCCATCGAGGTGTCGACGCTGCGGCCACCCTCGACGGCGGTGACCGACACGCCCGCACCAAGGTGGCAGCACACCAGGCCGAGCTGTGCCACCGGGCGGCCGAGCAATCGCGCGGTCCACGCGGTGGCGTAGGCGACCGACAAGCCGTGGAAGCCGTAGCGCCGGATGCCGTGCTCTCGGCGCCAGGCGGCGGGCACGGCGTAGGTGCTGGCGCGGGCGGGCAGATCGGCGTGGAACGCGGTGTCGAAGCAGCCGACGACGGGCACGTCAGGCAGTGCCGCCATCGCGTGCCTTGCGATGGCGAGCGAGCGAGGCTGGTGCAGCGCGGCGTAGGGGACCAGTTCCTCCAGCTCGCCGAGTACCCGCTCGGTGAGGAGCACCGGCTCGGCGCGGTTGCCGCCGTGCACGATCCGAACCGCCACCGCGTCGACCGCGTCGGCGAACTCGGCAAGCCCGCGTGGCGCCGAACCGTCCCACTTCTGCAGTGTGGACGCCGATTCCGCGGCCCCGTCCCGCACCAGTGCCAGTTTCAGACTGGAGGAGCCGGGGTTCAGGGTCAGCACCCGCATCAGGGGCCCCAGGTCCAGGCGCGGACTTCGAGCATGTCCTCCCCGGTGCGCCTGATGTGGTCGTGGTGGCGCGCGAGCTCGCCGAGCAGGTGCTGGCGCAGATGCCCGAGCCTGCCCGCCATCCTCGGGATGCGTTCGAGCGCCGCCAGCGCCAGGTGGAAACGGTCGATCTCGTTGAGCACACACATGTCGAACGGCGTGGTGGTGGTGCCCTTGTCGCCGAATCCGCGCACATGCATGTGCTCGTGTCCCGGCCGGTTGTAGGTCAGCTCGTGGATGAGCCACGGGTAGCCGTGGAAGGCGAAGATCACCGGGACGTCGCTGGTGAAGATCGCGGAGTATTCCCGGTCGCTGATGCCGTGCGGATGGCGTTGCGGGGCGGCGAGCCTGGTGAGGTCCACGACGTTGACGAACCGCACCCGCAGATCCGGCACCAGTCCTCGCAGCACCTGCACGGCCGCGAGTGCCTCCTGGGTCGGCACGTCGCCTGCGCAGGCGATCACCACGTCCGTGCCGGATTCGGTGTCACTGCTGGCCCACTCCCAGATCCCCAGCCCCTGCTCGGTGTGCGCACGGGCGGCGTCCAGGTCCAGGTACTGCAACTCCGGCTGCTTGCCCGCCACGATGACGTTCACCAGGCCATTGGTGCGCAGGCAGTGCTCGGTGACGTGCAGCAGGCAGTTGGCATCCGGCGGCAGGTAGACCCGCGAGACCTCCGGCCGCTTGCTGAGGATGTGGTCGATGAAGCCGGGGTCCTGATGCGACGCTCCGTTGTGGTCCTGCCGCCACACGTGTGAGGTGAGCAGGTAGTTCAGGCTCGGCACCGGCCGGCGCCACGGCACCTCGGCCGCCATGTGCATCCACTTCGCGTGCTGGGCGACCATCGAGTCCACGATGTGCGTGAAGGCCTCGTAGCTGGAGAACATGCCGTGTCTTCCGGTGAGCAGGTAGCCCTCAAGCCAGCCCTGGCACAGGTGCTCGGACAGCACCTCGATGACCCGGCCACGAGCGTCCAGGTGGTCGTCGCCCTGCCGGGTGGGAAGCAGCCAGCGCCGTCCGGTCACGTCGAACACCGCGTCGAGCCGGTTGGAGGCGTGCTCGTCGGGTGCGAACAGCAGCATGTTGCGCTGGTCGGCGTTCAGCGCCAGCACATCGCGCAGGTAGCGGCCGAGCGCGCGGGTGGATTCGGCGTAGCGCCGTCCGGGTGCGGGAACGTCCACCGCGTGCTCGGCGATCTCGGGCAGTCGCAGCGCGCGCTGGACCTGGCCGTGCGCCATCGGTTGCGCACTCATCCGCAGCTCCGCGCTCGGATTGGCTTCGCGGATCTCGCGCGCGGGTGCGCCTGAGCTGTCGAACAGCTCGCCGGGGCGGTAGGAACGCAGCCAGCTCTCCAGCTGTGCCAGCTGGTGTGGGTCGTGCCGCGCGGCGGGCAGCGGGACCTGGTGCGAGCGCCAGTTGCCCTCGATGGGTTTTCCATCCAATGTGTCCGGTCCGGTCCAGCCCTTCGGCGTGCGCAGCACGATCATCGGATGCCTGCGCTGGGTGATGAGCGCGAAACATTCGTCCAGCGCCGCCGCGTAGGCCTCGTGCACCGCGTAGGCGCTGTCTCCCGCCACCTCGACCGGTTCCCAGCCGTGGCCGCGAAGCAGTTCGGCGAGCTGCGGCGCGGGCAGCCGCGCCAGCAGTGTTGGGTTGGCGATCTTGTACCCGTTGAGGTGCAGGATCGGCAGCACGGTTCCGTCGCGTTCGGGGTGCAGGAACGCGGGCGCGTGCCAGCTCGCCGCCAGCGGACCGGTCTCGGCCTCCCCGTCGCCGATCACGCACGCGACGACCAGGTCGGGGTTGTCGAACGCCGCGCCGGTGGCGTGCGCGAGTGAGTAGCCCAGCTCGCCGCCCTCGTGGAAGGAGCCGGGCAGGTGTGGTGAGGCGTGGCTGGGAACCCCGCCGGGAAAGGAGAACTGCCGAAACAGCCGTCGCATCCCCTCCACGTCCTGCCCGACGTCGGGGTAGTACTCCGAGTACGTTCCCTCCAGCCACGCGGCCGCGTTCAGCCCGGCGGCGCCGTGTCCTGGTCCCGCGACGAACAGCAGTTCGCGGCGCTCCCTCGCGATGACACGGTTGAGGTGGGCGTAGGTCAGCGTGAGGCCGGGCACGGTGCCCCAGTGACCGAGCAGCCGCGGCTTGATGTGTTCGTGACTGAGCGGCTCGGCCAGCAGCGGGTTCTCCAGCAGGAACACCTGGCCGACCGAAAGGTAGTTGGCCGCGCGCCACCAGGCGTCCACCCGCGCCAGCTCGTCGCCACGGTCACTCTCGGTCTCGGTACCGCTCGCCTCGCCCCGGGCCGGGCGGTCGACGGTCGTCGGCGTTCTCGGTGTCATCGGCATCCTCCGGTCGCGGGCGGTGTCCCCACACTGGCGCATCGCCCGGCCAGGCGGCTGTGGGCGCTCGTCCCGGCTGAGCAGGGGCTTAGGGCCCTACTCGCCGGCGCGGCTGGCGAAACACAGTGGAGGCCGACCCGTGCCCCACGAGGGAGGAGGTGGCCATGCCACACGCAAGCGAATCGGCAACGGCCCGCCCCGCGCGGCAGGAACCGCGTTGGGACGGTATGCCGTACTTCCGGGCGGGTTCCGGCCAGCCGCTCGCGTTCCTGCCCGGGCTGACGCCGCATCACCGGCAGCCACGCGGCTCCCAGCGGTTGTTCCAGCTGTCCCAGCTGAAGCCGCTGTCGTCCCGGCACGAGGTGTGGTGGATCAACCGCCGACCTGGGTTGCCACCGGGTGCGACCATTGCCGACCTCGCCGGTGACTACGCGGCCATGCTGCGCGAGCGGTTCGGCGGCCCGGTCGACGTGGTCGGCGTTTCGACGGGCGGCAGCATCGCGCTGCAACTGGCCGCGGACCACCCCGATGTGGTGGACCGCCTCGTCGTGGTGTCGGCGGCGCACCGCCTCGGCCCGCTAGGGCGCGCGGTTCAGCGCGAGGCGGCCACACAGCTGCGGGCGGGAAGGCCTCGGCGCGCCAATGCCGCGCTGTTCACCCTGCTGGGCACGCGGCGGTTCAGCAGGAAGCTGCTGAAGGGCGCGGGCTGGCTGCTCGGGCCGGTGGTGTTCGGCACGGGTGACCGGGATCTGCTGCTGACGCTCGAGGCCGAGGAGGCCTTCGACATCGAGGACCGGCTGCCCCGCATCACGGCGAGTACGCTGGTCGTCGGCGGCGCGCTGGACCCGTGCTACGGTGCCGAGTTGTTCGAGCACACCGCCGCCCGGATGCCCAACGCGGAGTTGACGTTGTGTGGAGGGAAGGGGCACGTGGGACCGCAAAGCCGACCCCTCGCCCGTGCCGTGCGCACTTTCCTCGCCGGAAGGCCGCGATGACGGCCGGAAGGCGGCGCTGAGTTGTCGCGAAAGGCCAAACCAGGACCACCGCCCGACCCCGTTCCCAAGCAGCCACCCCCGCCTCCGCCGCGTTGGCGGCGATGGCTGCTGCCGCTGGGTCTGCTCGCCACGGCGCTGCTGCTGTTCCTGCCGACGTTGTGGCAGGGCGAGAAGAACGAGCCGTTGTCCTACACCCAGTTCCTGTCCCAGGTGGATTCCAGGCGGGTCGAGTCGGTCACCATCGACGAGAACGGCGCGGTCACCGGCGAGTACCGGGACGGGACTTCGTTCAGCACGAACATCCCCGTGGCGCTGGACAACTCCGGCCTTGAGTCCCGGCTGCGAGACGGCGGGGTGAGTATCAGCGCGACGAGTTCCGGAGCCGACTGGACCGGCCTGCTGGTCGGGCTGCTTCCGCTCGCGCTCATCATCGGCCTGTTGCTGTGGACGGGCAGGCGGGCCCAGCATTCGCTCGCGGGTGGCGCGCTGGGTTTCGGCCGCTCCAAGGCCAAGATCATCGAGGCGCAGCGGCCGAGCACCCGGTTCGCCGATGTCGCCGGGTATCAGGGTGTCAAGCAGGACGTCAGCGAGATCATCGAGTTCCTGCGCGATCCGGCCAAGTACGCCGCGGCGGGCGCGAAAGGGCCGAGGGGCGTCATCATGGTCGGCCCGCCGGGCACCGGTAAGACCCTGCTCGCGCGAGCCGTCGCCGGCGAGGCCAGCGTGCCGTTCCTTTCGGTGACCGGCTCGGCGTTCGTCGAGATGTTCGTCGGTGTCGGGGCCTCGCGGGTACGGGACCTGTTCGACGAGGCCCGCGAGCGGGCACCCGCGATCATCTTCATCGACGAGATCGACGCCGTCGGCAGCAGGCGGGGCATTGGCGGCAGCGGAGGCCACGAGGAACGCGAGCAGACCCTCAACCAGTTGCTCGCCGAGATGGACGGCTTCGACCAGAGCAGCGGCATCGTCGTGCTCGCGGCGACCAACCGGCCCGAGTCGCTCGACCCGGCGCTGCTGCGCCCCGGCAGGTTCGACCGCCAGGTGACGATCCCGCTGCCGAACCAGGACGAGCGGCGGGCGATCCTCGCCGTGCACGCAAGGGGCAAGCAACTGGCTCCCGACGTGGACCTGGACCGGCTGTCCAGGGCGACACCGGGGTTCTCCGGCGCGGACCTCGCCAACCTGGTCAACGAGGCCGCGATCAACGCGGTGCGCGCCGACCGGACGGTGCTCACCGCCGCGGACCTCAGCACGGCGCGCGACCGGGTGCTGCTCGGCCGAAGGGAGTCGTCGAACGCGCTGCTGCCCGAGGAGCGGCACGCCGTGGCGGTTCACGAGTCGGGGCACGCGTTGCTGGCGGCGTTGTGCGAGCACGCCGACCCGGTGGAGAAGGTGACGATCCTGCCCGCCGGACTCGCGCTGGGTGCCACCGAGCAGCTTCCGGAGGCGGAACGGCATCTGTACGCGGAGAGCTACCTGACCGACCAGCTCACGATCCGGCTCGGCGGGCGGGCCGCCGAGTGCCTGGTCTTCGGTGAGGGCTTCACCGGGGCGGCCAACGACCTCGCCGTCGCCACCCAGCTCGCGACGCGGATGGTCACCGAGTTCGGGCTGTCGCCCGCTCTTGGCCCGGTCGGCTACGAGTCGGGAGAGGCGGCCCACCTGCCCGGCGCGCCGGTCGTGCAAAGCCGCCCCTATTCGGAGCAGACGCAGCGGCTGGTGGACTCCGAGATCGCCAGGCTGTTGCGCGAGGCGGAGGAGCGCGCGCTGGGCTTGTTGCGTGAGCACCTGCCCGCGCTGCGCCGCCTCGCGGAGCGGCTTCGCGAGGAGGAGACGGTCGACGGTGCCGCCGTGCTGGCGGCGCTGCGCCCGCACGAGGGCGAGCGGGAGCGGTGACCGGCCGGTGCCTGGCCGGTCACCGGGACGGCCGCGTCACGGGTAGAACTGCTGGGTGGAGTCGTCGCTGTGGTCGCGGTCGGTCTCGCGCTGGGCGGCCTTGCCGACGTTCAACAACGTCACGATGATCGCGAAACCGATGGCCAGGTTGATCAGCGCGGTCGCCACCTTGCTGCCCCAGTCGACGTAGAGGCTCAGCGGCAGCACGATCGCGATGGCCGTCAGCAGCGCCATGATCCAGCCGAAGAACAGCAGGGGGCGCGGTGCGGTCAGCAGCAGTACATGCAGCAGCCCGGTGGCCGCGACGGCCACGACGGCGGCGCTCACCGCGTAGGTGACGGTGTTCGCGCCGCCCCAGGCGCCTTCTCCTCGTGGCGCCAGCACGGCCACGTGGGCGAGGCCGCGCGCGGTGAGAATGCCGACGACCGCCACCAGTGCGGCCACCGCTGCCGTCGCGGCTCCACCCGCCCACAGCCGGGTAGAGTCAACCTCGTTCTTCATGGCTCCAACCTCCCGTGTGACCGCGCGCGGCGGGAGGGGCCAACGGGCTCGGCCACGGTGACTTTGTGCCCTGTCCGGGTTCGACCGCTGCCTCGATCGTGGCGGCATGCAGTGGCCACCCATTGGTAAGCCGGCCCCGGTCCGGCGGTCCGCGAACCTGACCGACTACGAGCGGGCCCGCCGTGAGTTCGACTGGGACCGCGCCGCCGCCGCTCTCTCCGGGTTGCCGGGTGGCGGGCTGAACATCGCCCACGAGGCGGTCGACCGGCACGCCGACGGTCCCCGCGCCGGCCGCACCGCGTTGCGCTGGGTCGACCACTCCGAGCGGGTCGTCGAACTCAGCTACGCCGAGCTGGCGCTGCGGACCGGCCGGTTCGCCGCGCTGCTTCGCGACCTCGGGCTTCGCAAGGGCGACCGCGTGTTCACGCTGCTCGGCCGTGTGCCCGAGCTCTACGTGGCAGTGCTCGGGGCGCTGAAAGCCGGTTGCGTGGTCTGTCCGCTGTTCTCCGCGTTCGGCCCCGAGCCGATCCGGCAACGACTGCGCCTCGGCGAAGCCTCGGCGCTGGTGACCACCCCGGCGCTGTACCGGGGCAAGGTCAGCGGTGTCCGCGGCGACGTGCCCTCGCTTCGGCACGTGCTGGTGACCGGGGCCGATGCCGGGTCCTCCGGTGACGTGCTTGCGCTCGAACCGGCACTGGCCGCCGCCGGTGACGACACCGGGGTGGCGGCCACCTCACCCGACGACCCTGCGCTGCTGCACTTCACCAGCGGCACCACCGGAACACCCAAGGGCGCGCTGCACGTGCACGGCGCCGTACTCGCACATCACGTCACCGCCGGGTACGCGCTCGACCTGCGTGCCGACGACGTGTTCTGGTGCACGGCCGATCCGGGCTGGGTCACCGGCATGTCCTACGGCATCATCGCCCCGCTCACCCACGGCGCCACACTGGTCAGCGACGAGGGCGAGTTCGAAGCGCGCCGCTGGTACCGCGTGCTCGCACAGCAGCGGGTGAACGTGTGGTACACGGCGCCGACCGCGCTGCGGATGCTGATGCGTTACGGGCCCGAGCTGGCCGAAAGCTTCGATCTGTCGGCGCTGCGGTTCGTCGCCAGCGTGGGGGAACCGCTCAATCCGGAGGTCGTGGTGTGGGGTCAGGAGCAGCTCGGGCTGCCGGTGCACGACAACTGGTGGCAGACCGAGACCGGCGCCATCATGATCAGCAACTTCGCGGCCGTCGAGATCCGGCCGGGGTCGATGGGGTTGCCGCTGCCTGGCATCGACGCCTGCGTGCTGGAACGCGGCCAGGACGGCAAGGTGTTGCGTGTGGACGGTCGGGTGCGGGAGGTGAGTGACCCCGGCACGCCGGGCGAACTCGCGCTGCGCGCCGGCTGGCCCTCGATGTTTCGGGCCTACTGGGGTGAGCGGCGGCGCTACGCCGAGTCGTTCGCCGACGGCTGGTACCTCACCGGTGACATCGCACGGCGAGACGCCGACGGCTACTACTGGTTCCTCGGCCGCGCTGACGACGTCATCAAGTCGGCCGGGCATCTGGTCGGGCCGTTCGAGGTGGAGAGCACGTTGCTGGAACACCCCTCGGTGGCGGAGGCCGGAGTGATCGGCAAACCGGACGAGGTGGCGGGCGAGTTGGTCAAGGCGTTCGTGACGCTACGCCCCGGCGTGGCGGCATCGGAACCGCTCAGGCGCGAGCTGCTGGCGTTCGGAAGGCGCCGCCTCGGCGCGGTCGCCCCTCGCGAGATCGACTTCGACCAGCACCTGCCGCACACCCGCAGCGGCAAGGTCATGCGCAGGTTGCTGCGGGCGCGCGAACTGGGACTCGCCGAGGGCGATCTGTCCACTCTGGAGGCGGCACGATGACCGAGACGGACAACACCGAGCTGCTCAGGCAGATGTTGCGGATCCGCAGGTTCGAGGAACGCTGCGTCGAGCTGTACAGCTCTACCGCGATCCGCGGCTTCATGCACCTCTACATCGGTGAGGAGGCCGTGGCCGTGGGCGTGTTGGACGCGCTCGACGACGAGGACGCGGTGGTGTCCACCTACCGCGAGCACGGCCACGCGCTGGCGAGAGGGCTTTCCATGGAATCGGTGCTCGCCGAGATGTTCGGCCGCACCAACGGGTGCAGCCACGGCAGGGGTGGTTCGATGCACCTGTTCGACGCGAACCGCCGCTTCTACGGTGGCAACGCCATCGTGGGCGGCGGGCTGCCGCTGGCGGTCGGGCTGGCGCTGGCCGACGCGATGCGCGGCCGCTCACCGGTCACGGTGTGCCTGTTCGGCGACGGCGCCGTGGCCGAAGGGGAGTTTCACGAGTGCCTCAACCTCGCGGCGTTGTGGAAGCTGCCGGTGCTGTTCTGCTGCGAGAACAACCTGTACGCGATGGGGACGGCGCTGGGAAGGGCACAGGCGGAGACCGACCTGGCGTTGCGCGCGTCCTCCTACGGCATGCCGTCGTGGCCGGTGGACGGCATGGACGTGCTGGCCGTGTCGCGGGCGGCGCGGCGGGCGGTGGCGGCCATCCGGGGCGGCGCCGGGCCGTGCTTTCTGGAGCTTCGCACCTACCGGTTCCGGGCTCACTCGATGTACGACGCCGAGCGTTATCGGGACCGCTCGGAGGTGGAGCACTGGAAGGAACTCGACCCGCTGCCGAGGATGACAGAGCTGCTGCAGGAAAGCGGCGGTTTCGGCGACGAGGAACTCAAGCTGATGGAGTCCGATGTGGATTCCGAGATCACGGCGGCGGTGGCGGCGGCGGAGGCTGGGCCGCTCGAGCCTGCCGAGGAGCTGACCAGGTTCGTGTACTCGGAGCGGCGGCCATGACCGCGACGACCTACCGGGAGGCGCTGCGAGAGTCCATCCGCGAGGCGCTGGCATCCGACGAGCGCGTGTTCCTGATGGGAGAGGATGTCGGTGCCTACGGCGGCTGCTTCGGGGTGAGTCTGGGGCTGCTCGAGGAGTTCGGGCCGGAGCGCGTCAGGGACACACCGCTTTCGGAGTCGGCGTTCGTCGGCGCGGGTATCGGTGCCGCGCTCGGCGGCATGCGGCCCATCGTGGAGATCATGACGGTCAACTTCAGCCTGCTCGCGCTCGACCAGATCATGAACAACGCCGCGACCCTGCTGCACATGTCGGGCGGGCAGCTCAACGTGCCAATCGTCATCAGGATGACCACCGGTGCGGGCAGGCAACTCGCCGCGCAGCACTCGCACAGCCTGGAGGGCTGGCTCGCTCACATTCCTGGCCTTCGTTGCGTCGCACCCGCCACGCTGGCCGACGCGAGGGGCATGCTGGCGACGGCGCTGGCCGACCCGGATCCGGTGCTGCTGTTCGAGCACGGCGGGCTGTACAACGTTTCCGGAGAACTCGCCGACGACGCGGGCGCCGTGGACATCGACAACGCGGCGATCCGGCGCGAGGGCGGGGATGTCACGGTCGTCGCCTACGGCGGTACGCTGCGGACGGCGCTCAGCGCCGCGGACGAGCTCGCCGACCTCGGTGTGGAGGCCGAGGTGGTAGACCTGCGCACGCTGCGGCCACTGGACGACGCGACAGTGCTCGATTCGGTTCGCCGCACGCACCGGCTCGTCGTGGTGGACGAGGGCTGGCGCAGCGGCAGCCTGTCCGCCGAGATCGCGGCCCGGGTCGCCGAGGCCGCGCTGTACGACCTCGAC harbors:
- a CDS encoding phosphoketolase family protein, with the translated sequence MTPRTPTTVDRPARGEASGTETESDRGDELARVDAWWRAANYLSVGQVFLLENPLLAEPLSHEHIKPRLLGHWGTVPGLTLTYAHLNRVIARERRELLFVAGPGHGAAGLNAAAWLEGTYSEYYPDVGQDVEGMRRLFRQFSFPGGVPSHASPHLPGSFHEGGELGYSLAHATGAAFDNPDLVVACVIGDGEAETGPLAASWHAPAFLHPERDGTVLPILHLNGYKIANPTLLARLPAPQLAELLRGHGWEPVEVAGDSAYAVHEAYAAALDECFALITQRRHPMIVLRTPKGWTGPDTLDGKPIEGNWRSHQVPLPAARHDPHQLAQLESWLRSYRPGELFDSSGAPAREIREANPSAELRMSAQPMAHGQVQRALRLPEIAEHAVDVPAPGRRYAESTRALGRYLRDVLALNADQRNMLLFAPDEHASNRLDAVFDVTGRRWLLPTRQGDDHLDARGRVIEVLSEHLCQGWLEGYLLTGRHGMFSSYEAFTHIVDSMVAQHAKWMHMAAEVPWRRPVPSLNYLLTSHVWRQDHNGASHQDPGFIDHILSKRPEVSRVYLPPDANCLLHVTEHCLRTNGLVNVIVAGKQPELQYLDLDAARAHTEQGLGIWEWASSDTESGTDVVIACAGDVPTQEALAAVQVLRGLVPDLRVRFVNVVDLTRLAAPQRHPHGISDREYSAIFTSDVPVIFAFHGYPWLIHELTYNRPGHEHMHVRGFGDKGTTTTPFDMCVLNEIDRFHLALAALERIPRMAGRLGHLRQHLLGELARHHDHIRRTGEDMLEVRAWTWGP
- a CDS encoding acetate/propionate family kinase, translated to MRVLTLNPGSSSLKLALVRDGAAESASTLQKWDGSAPRGLAEFADAVDAVAVRIVHGGNRAEPVLLTERVLGELEELVPYAALHQPRSLAIARHAMAALPDVPVVGCFDTAFHADLPARASTYAVPAAWRREHGIRRYGFHGLSVAYATAWTARLLGRPVAQLGLVCCHLGAGVSVTAVEGGRSVDTSMGLTPLDGVPMATRSGAIDPAIPLYLVRRAGMSPADVELALQQESGLAGLSGTSGDIRDVLAARALGDPDARLAVEVYLHRLRREIAAAVVSLSHVDAVVLTGGVAEHQPDLMAELVAGAGLGLSHASARPAAPGDGAEGVISPQGAPVPVVVVVSREDLELASQTERLLDPTSKAERARQVTKGR
- a CDS encoding cation-translocating P-type ATPase gives rise to the protein MTEPESSAAGGDQERSPAPAAPRPGLSTDSAASRLRTDGPNALPAPSRPNPLLVLGGQLVHFFAVMLWVAAGLALVAGLPALSVAIVVVILLNGAFSFIQEYRADRAAERLRDLLPVRATVRRDGHARVVPAEELVVGDLLLLQAGDRVCADATVEPGGRLSVDESLLTGESTPVTPRPGGSVYAGTHVVEGHGAAVVTATGTSTRLAGIAAVTERASRPRSPLARQLHRVVKTIAVAAVGVGATFFLVSFGLGTPGAESVLLAIGVTVALVPEGLLPTVTLSLARAAQRMAGRDALVRRLESVETLGATTFICTDKTGTLTRNEMSVVAVWTPMGKVTVAGQGYAPHGRLAGDPAATAAAATLADRAARCSPDARAAGGNGRWHAIGDPMEVALHVLAARAGREPARPPRLRFPFDPRRRRSSVVDSEGVHVVGAPDAVLPLCPEASPGAASAVAALTAEGLRVLAVAGGNADREVDSPEAAERDLELLGIVGLEDPPRPDVAEAITACRAAGIRLAMVSGDHPGTAAAIAREVGLLGEHGLVVEGENLPRDEAALGELLDADGVVIARVTPEDKLRIARALQARGHVVAMTGDGVNDGPALRAADIGVAMGASGTDVAREAADLVLLDDHFATIVSAVELGRATFANIRRFLTYHLTDNVAELTPFLVWALSGESVPLAIGVLQILALDIGTDLLPALALGAEPPNPRTMRGPLRAGGLIDRRVLGRAFGVLGPVEGATAMTAFVLVLFAGGWSFGTVPDSELFATASGTAFTAIVLGQLANAFACRSESRWVGKLGLTGNPLLLYAVGFEIAMLWVFLLVPPLPRLLGGTLPGPLGWALAALAIPGVWLADTVHKALRRR
- a CDS encoding alpha/beta fold hydrolase, with amino-acid sequence MPHASESATARPARQEPRWDGMPYFRAGSGQPLAFLPGLTPHHRQPRGSQRLFQLSQLKPLSSRHEVWWINRRPGLPPGATIADLAGDYAAMLRERFGGPVDVVGVSTGGSIALQLAADHPDVVDRLVVVSAAHRLGPLGRAVQREAATQLRAGRPRRANAALFTLLGTRRFSRKLLKGAGWLLGPVVFGTGDRDLLLTLEAEEAFDIEDRLPRITASTLVVGGALDPCYGAELFEHTAARMPNAELTLCGGKGHVGPQSRPLARAVRTFLAGRPR